The Ananas comosus cultivar F153 linkage group 7, ASM154086v1, whole genome shotgun sequence genome has a window encoding:
- the LOC109713089 gene encoding protein RMD5 homolog A-like produces the protein MDLDSVKDAFDRVAKKQKLTASKTQDLVDQVGKEIEQAILKIQGDAGCSDHAIVLTELNNKLKEMAPVNQLEAYYKEINVLLVKYIKLLEKTFNPDISKAYRNVDFDTHIINEIIAAHFYRQGLFDLGDCFVNESNESQAASLKSQFQEMYSILDAMKSSKSLESAINWATKNSEQLSQDGSILELKLHRLQFIEILKREGSRDAALKYARRYLARFASVHKIEIQKLMACLLWAGRLDQSPYSNLISTAHWDNLSKEFTLQFCSRLGQSCENPLSVVIDAGVQALPTLLKMAMVMASKKHEWDNLKQLPVPVELRREFQFHSVFVCPVLREQGSDENPPMLIPCGHVLSKQSIVKLSKSGTRMFKCPYCPAEAAVSQCRQIHF, from the coding sequence ATGGATCTCGACTCAGTGAAAGATGCATTTGACCGAGTTGCCAAGAAGCAGAAGCTCACGGCCTCCAAAACGCAAGATCTTGTCGACCAAGTTGGGAAGGAAATTGAGCAGGCAATTCTGAAGATACAGGGTGACGCAGGCTGTTCTGACCATGCTATTGTTCTCACAGAGCTTAACAATAAGCTAAAAGAAATGGCCCCAGTGAACCAATTAGAAGCCTACTATAAGGAAATCAATGTACTTCTCGTGAAGTACATAAAGCTCCTTGAGAAAACCTTCAATCCAGATATATCCAAGGCATACAGAAATGTTGACTTTGACACCCACATAATAAATGAAATCATCGCTGCTCATTTCTACCGCCAGGGCCTCTTCGATCTTGGTGACTGCTTCGTTAACGAATCAAATGAGTCCCAGGCTGCATCTTTGAAATCCCAGTTCCAAGAGATGTACTCTATACTTGACGCAATGAAAAGCAGTAAAAGCCTTGAATCTGCTATAAATTGGGCCACCAAGAACAGTGAGCAGCTTTCCCAGGATGGCTCTATCCTGGAACTGAAGCTTCACCGGCTGCAGTTCATCGAGATACTGAAAAGGGAAGGAAGCAGAGATGCGGCTCTGAAATATGCACGCAGATACTTGGCTCGTTTCGCTTCTGTTCACAAGATTGAGATCCAGAAGCTGATGGCCTGTCTCTTGTGGGCTGGACGGCTGGATCAGTCCCCGTACTCCAACTTAATCTCGACCGCACATTGGGACAATCTGAGCAAGGAGTTCACGCTCCAGTTCTGCAGCCGTTTAGGGCAGTCATGTGAGAACCCACTTAGCGTGGTGATAGATGCAGGGGTGCAAGCACTTCCAACACTGCTGAAGATGGCGATGGTTATGGCTTCTAAGAAGCACGAGTGGGATAACTTGAAGCAGCTGCCGGTGCCGGTGGAACTGCGCAGGGAGTTTCAGTTCCACTCGGTGTTTGTGTGCCCTGTGCTCCGAGAACAGGGAAGTGATGAGAACCCGCCAATGCTTATCCCGTGTGGGCATGTGCTTTCAAAGCAGTCAATTGTGAAGTTGTCGAAGAGTGGGACTCGGATGTTCAAGTGCCCCTATTGTCCCGCGGAGGCTGCAGTGTCGCAATGCAGGCAGATTCATTTCTAG
- the LOC109713090 gene encoding uncharacterized protein LOC109713090, with the protein MAKGLIWATAEDLAKNRATVLSLYRQILRSLNSPDLPLTHAARLAKKAEVRTIFLFGSEERSLHNIADLIDAARYSLSILKKGRLP; encoded by the coding sequence ATGGCAAAGGGATTAATATGGGCAACTGCTGAGGATTTGGCAAAGAATCGAGCCACAGTGTTGTCATTGTACCGTCAAATATTAAGAAGCCTTAATTCTCCCGATCTTCCCTTAACACATGCTGCTCGCCTTGCTAAGAAAGCTGAGGTTCGAACAATCTTCTTGTTCGGGTCTGAGGAGCGATCCTTACACAACATTGCCGATCTCATAGATGCCGCCCGTTACTCGCTCTCCATCCTCAAAAAGGGTCGTCTTCCATAA